A window of the Kosakonia sp. BYX6 genome harbors these coding sequences:
- the menA gene encoding 1,4-dihydroxy-2-naphthoate polyprenyltransferase, with the protein MNETQSLSLTQAWLESLRPKTLPLAFAAIVVGTVLAWWQGYFDPLVAMLALITAGLLQILSNLANDYGDAVKGSDKPDRIGPLRGMQKGAISLAQMKRALMIVIALSCISGLLLVTAATQTMADFIGFLVLGGLSIIAAITYTVGKRPYGYLGLGDISVLIFFGWISVVGSWYLQAHMLIPAVILPATACGLLATAVLNINNLRDIESDRENGKNTLVVRLGPINARRYHAGLLIGALLCLALFNLFSLQSLWGWLFVLAAPLLIKQARFVLRERDPRAMPPMLERTVKGALLTNLLFVLGIILSQQNF; encoded by the coding sequence ATGAACGAAACGCAATCTCTGAGCCTTACCCAGGCGTGGCTGGAAAGCCTGCGACCTAAAACATTACCGCTGGCGTTCGCTGCGATTGTTGTCGGTACCGTGCTGGCGTGGTGGCAGGGTTATTTCGATCCGCTGGTCGCCATGCTTGCGCTGATCACTGCCGGTTTGCTGCAAATTCTCTCCAATCTCGCCAATGATTACGGTGACGCGGTAAAAGGCAGCGATAAGCCCGATCGCATCGGGCCGTTGCGTGGCATGCAGAAAGGAGCCATCTCGCTGGCGCAAATGAAACGCGCGCTGATGATTGTGATTGCGCTGAGCTGCATCTCCGGGTTGCTGCTGGTCACGGCGGCAACGCAAACCATGGCGGATTTTATTGGCTTCCTGGTACTTGGAGGGTTGTCGATTATCGCCGCCATCACTTATACCGTTGGCAAACGCCCTTACGGCTATCTTGGTCTTGGCGATATTTCTGTGCTGATTTTCTTCGGCTGGATAAGCGTCGTGGGAAGCTGGTATTTGCAGGCGCATATGCTCATTCCGGCGGTGATTCTACCCGCGACCGCCTGCGGTTTACTGGCGACGGCGGTGCTGAATATCAACAATTTGCGCGATATCGAAAGCGATCGTGAAAATGGTAAAAACACGCTGGTGGTGCGTTTAGGGCCAATCAACGCCCGCCGTTATCATGCTGGTTTGCTGATCGGCGCGCTACTGTGCCTGGCGCTGTTCAATCTGTTTTCGTTGCAAAGCCTTTGGGGCTGGCTGTTCGTGCTGGCGGCGCCGCTACTGATCAAGCAGGCGCGCTTTGTGCTGCGCGAACGCGACCCGCGTGCCATGCCGCCGATGCTTGAGCGGACGGTCAAAGGCGCGCTGCTGACTAATCTCTTGTTTGTATTAGGGATTATTTTGAGCCAGCAGAATTTTTAA
- the rraA gene encoding ribonuclease E activity regulator RraA, whose translation MKYDTSELCDIYQEEINVVEPLFSNFGGRSSFGGQIITVKCFEDNGLLYDLLEQNGRGRVLLVDGGGSMRRALIDADLARIAVQNEWEGMVIYGAVRQVDDLEELDIGIQAIAAIPVGAVGEGIGESDVRVNFGGVTFFSGDHLYADNTGIILSEDPLDIE comes from the coding sequence ATGAAATACGATACTTCTGAGCTTTGTGATATCTACCAGGAAGAGATCAACGTTGTTGAACCGCTGTTCTCCAATTTTGGTGGGCGGTCGTCTTTTGGCGGACAAATCATCACGGTGAAATGTTTCGAGGATAACGGGTTGCTCTATGATCTGCTCGAACAGAATGGTCGTGGGCGTGTCCTGCTGGTTGACGGTGGCGGTTCAATGCGCCGCGCGTTAATCGACGCAGATCTCGCACGCATTGCGGTGCAAAACGAGTGGGAAGGCATGGTGATTTACGGCGCGGTGCGCCAGGTGGATGACCTTGAAGAGCTGGATATTGGCATTCAGGCGATTGCCGCCATTCCGGTTGGCGCAGTGGGCGAAGGCATTGGCGAAAGCGACGTGCGCGTGAACTTCGGCGGCGTGACCTTCTTCTCCGGCGACCATCTTTATGCCGACAATACCGGCATTATCCTTTCCGAAGATCCCCTCGATATCGAGTAA
- the zapB gene encoding septal ring assembly protein ZapB: MTMSLEVFEKLEAKVQQAIDTITLLQMEIEELKEKNNSLAQDVQSAQHSREELERENSQLREQQHGWQERLQALLGRMEEV; the protein is encoded by the coding sequence ATGACTATGTCATTAGAAGTGTTTGAGAAATTGGAAGCAAAAGTGCAGCAGGCGATTGATACCATCACGCTGTTGCAGATGGAAATCGAAGAACTGAAAGAGAAAAACAACAGTCTGGCACAGGATGTTCAGTCCGCACAGCATAGCCGTGAAGAGCTGGAGCGCGAAAATAGCCAGCTGAGAGAACAGCAGCACGGCTGGCAGGAGCGTTTGCAAGCGCTGTTAGGCCGCATGGAAGAAGTCTGA
- a CDS encoding MIP/aquaporin family protein, producing the protein MSQTSTLKGQCIAEFLGTGLLIFFGVGCVAALKVAGATFGQWEISIIWGLGVAMSIYLTAGVSGAHLNPAVTIALWLFASFDGRKVVPFIISQFAGAFCAAALVYGLYYNLFLDFEQTHNMVRGSVESLDLAGIFSTYPNPHINFVQAFAVEMVITAILMGVIMALGDDGNGIPRGPLAPLLIGLLIAIIGASMGPLTGFAMNPARDLGPKTFAWLAGWGNVAFTGGKDIPYFLVPMFGPVVGAALGAFGYRKLIARHLPTGTSEAAEEKGTASTTTTQQKASL; encoded by the coding sequence ATGAGTCAGACATCAACCTTAAAAGGCCAGTGCATCGCCGAGTTTCTCGGTACCGGGTTGTTGATTTTCTTCGGTGTGGGATGTGTCGCGGCATTAAAAGTGGCGGGCGCCACCTTTGGCCAATGGGAAATCAGTATCATCTGGGGTCTGGGCGTGGCAATGTCCATCTACCTGACCGCTGGGGTTTCCGGTGCGCATCTTAACCCGGCGGTAACAATCGCATTGTGGCTTTTCGCAAGCTTTGACGGACGCAAAGTTGTTCCCTTCATCATTTCTCAATTTGCCGGTGCGTTTTGCGCGGCAGCACTTGTTTACGGGCTTTACTACAATCTTTTTCTCGATTTCGAACAAACGCACAACATGGTGCGCGGCAGTGTCGAAAGTCTTGACCTGGCTGGCATCTTTTCAACGTACCCGAACCCGCACATCAATTTTGTGCAGGCCTTCGCAGTTGAGATGGTGATTACCGCTATTCTGATGGGCGTCATTATGGCGCTCGGCGATGACGGCAACGGCATCCCGCGTGGGCCGCTGGCTCCGCTGCTGATTGGTCTGCTGATTGCGATTATCGGCGCGTCAATGGGCCCACTGACTGGCTTCGCCATGAACCCGGCGCGTGACCTCGGGCCGAAAACGTTCGCCTGGCTCGCCGGCTGGGGCAATGTCGCCTTTACCGGTGGCAAAGATATTCCCTACTTCCTCGTGCCGATGTTCGGCCCGGTGGTAGGCGCGGCGCTTGGCGCGTTCGGTTATCGTAAGCTGATTGCTCGCCATCTGCCGACGGGAACCAGTGAGGCCGCCGAAGAAAAAGGCACGGCCTCCACGACCACGACTCAACAAAAAGCTTCGCTGTAA
- the glpK gene encoding glycerol kinase GlpK, with protein MTDKKYIVALDQGTTSSRAVVMDHDANIISVSQREFEQIYPKPGWVEHDPMEIWASQSSTLVEVLAKADINSDEIAAIGITNQRETAIVWERETGKPIYNAIVWQCRRTAEICEQLKRDGMEEYVRNTTGLVIDPYFSGTKVKWILDHVEGSRERAKRGELLFGTVDTWLIWKMTQGRVHVTDYTNASRTMLFNIHELDWDDKMLDALDIPRAMLPEVHKSSEVYGQTNIGGKGGTRIPIAGIAGDQQAALFGQLCVKEGMAKNTYGTGCFMLMNTGEKAVKSEHGLLTTIGCGPRGEVNYALEGAVFMAGASIQWLRDEMKLISDAFDSEYFATKVKDTNGVYVVPAFTGLGAPYWDPYARGAIFGLTRGVNANHIIRATLESIAYQTRDVLEAMQADSGIRLHALRVDGGAVANNFLMQFQSDILGTRVERPEVREVTALGAAYLAGLAVGFWQNLDELQEKAVIEREFRPGIETTERNYRYSGWKKAVKRALAWEEHDE; from the coding sequence ATGACTGACAAAAAATATATCGTTGCGCTCGATCAGGGCACTACCAGCTCCCGCGCCGTTGTGATGGATCACGATGCCAACATCATCAGCGTCTCACAGCGCGAATTCGAACAAATTTATCCTAAGCCAGGCTGGGTTGAGCATGACCCGATGGAAATCTGGGCCTCGCAAAGTTCCACGCTGGTGGAAGTGCTAGCGAAAGCGGATATCAATTCCGACGAGATTGCCGCTATCGGCATCACCAACCAGCGTGAAACCGCGATTGTCTGGGAACGTGAAACCGGCAAACCGATTTACAACGCCATCGTCTGGCAGTGCCGCCGTACCGCGGAGATTTGCGAGCAGCTTAAACGCGACGGCATGGAAGAGTACGTCCGCAACACCACCGGCCTGGTGATTGACCCATACTTCTCCGGCACCAAAGTGAAATGGATCCTCGACCATGTTGAAGGCTCCCGCGAGCGCGCTAAGCGTGGCGAACTGCTATTTGGCACCGTCGATACCTGGCTTATCTGGAAAATGACCCAGGGACGCGTTCACGTAACCGACTACACCAACGCCTCGCGTACCATGCTGTTCAACATCCACGAGCTGGATTGGGACGACAAAATGCTGGACGCGCTGGATATTCCGCGCGCCATGCTGCCGGAAGTGCATAAATCCTCTGAAGTGTACGGCCAGACTAATATCGGTGGTAAAGGCGGCACGCGTATTCCTATCGCCGGGATCGCCGGTGACCAGCAAGCGGCGCTGTTTGGCCAGCTGTGCGTGAAAGAGGGGATGGCGAAAAATACCTACGGTACCGGCTGCTTTATGCTGATGAACACTGGCGAAAAAGCGGTGAAATCCGAGCATGGCCTGCTGACCACCATCGGTTGTGGCCCGAGGGGCGAAGTGAATTACGCCCTGGAAGGCGCGGTGTTTATGGCCGGTGCGTCCATTCAGTGGCTGCGTGACGAGATGAAACTGATTAGCGATGCGTTCGACTCCGAATACTTTGCCACCAAAGTGAAAGACACCAATGGTGTATACGTGGTACCGGCCTTTACCGGCCTCGGCGCGCCCTATTGGGATCCGTATGCGCGTGGTGCCATTTTCGGTCTGACGCGCGGTGTGAACGCCAACCACATTATTCGCGCCACGCTGGAATCTATCGCTTACCAGACCCGCGATGTGCTGGAAGCGATGCAGGCTGATTCCGGCATCCGCTTACACGCCCTGCGCGTGGACGGCGGTGCGGTAGCGAACAACTTCCTGATGCAGTTCCAGTCCGATATTCTCGGCACCCGCGTGGAACGCCCGGAAGTGCGTGAAGTCACCGCGCTCGGCGCGGCGTACCTTGCCGGTCTGGCGGTCGGTTTCTGGCAGAATCTGGATGAACTGCAAGAAAAAGCGGTCATCGAGCGTGAATTCCGCCCAGGCATCGAAACAACCGAACGTAACTACCGTTACAGCGGCTGGAAAAAAGCGGTGAAACGCGCGCTGGCGTGGGAAGAGCACGACGAGTAA
- the glpX gene encoding class II fructose-bisphosphatase yields MRRELAIEFSRVTEAAALAGYKWLGRGDKNTADGAAVHAMRIMLNQVNIDGTIVIGEGEIDEAPMLFIGEKVGTGKGDAVDIAVDPIEGTRMTAMGQANALAVLAVGDKGCFLNAPDMYMEKLIVGPGAKGAIDLNLPLADNLRNVATALNKPLSELTVTILAKPRHDAIIAEMQRLGVRVFAIPDGDVAASILTCMPDSEVDVLYGIGGAPEGVVSAAVIRALDGDMQGRLLARHQVKGDSEENRRIGEHELKRCRGMGIEAGNVLQLDDMARSDNVIFSATGITKGDLLDGITRKGNIATTETLLIRGKSRTIRRIQSIHYLDRKDPDVQRHIL; encoded by the coding sequence ATGAGACGAGAACTTGCCATCGAATTCTCCCGTGTTACCGAGGCTGCGGCGCTGGCTGGCTACAAATGGCTGGGGCGCGGCGACAAAAACACGGCGGACGGCGCAGCGGTACACGCTATGCGCATCATGCTCAATCAGGTCAACATTGACGGCACGATCGTCATTGGCGAAGGCGAAATTGACGAAGCGCCAATGCTGTTTATTGGCGAAAAAGTCGGTACCGGCAAAGGCGACGCGGTCGATATCGCGGTCGATCCGATTGAAGGCACGCGCATGACGGCAATGGGCCAGGCGAACGCGCTGGCGGTGTTAGCGGTTGGCGATAAAGGCTGCTTCCTGAACGCGCCAGATATGTACATGGAAAAACTGATTGTCGGCCCCGGCGCGAAAGGCGCAATCGATTTGAATCTGCCGCTGGCCGATAACCTGCGTAACGTCGCAACCGCGTTGAACAAACCGCTCAGCGAGTTGACGGTCACGATTCTTGCTAAACCGCGCCACGACGCGATTATCGCCGAGATGCAACGGCTTGGCGTGCGCGTCTTTGCCATTCCCGACGGTGATGTCGCTGCGTCTATTCTTACCTGTATGCCGGATAGCGAAGTCGATGTGCTGTACGGTATTGGCGGCGCGCCAGAAGGTGTGGTGTCGGCGGCGGTGATCCGCGCGCTCGATGGCGATATGCAAGGCCGCCTGTTGGCGCGCCATCAGGTGAAAGGTGACAGCGAAGAGAACCGTCGCATCGGCGAGCATGAATTAAAACGCTGTCGCGGTATGGGGATTGAAGCGGGCAACGTACTGCAACTGGACGATATGGCGCGCAGCGACAATGTGATTTTCTCGGCAACGGGCATCACCAAAGGTGATCTGCTGGATGGCATCACCCGTAAAGGCAATATCGCTACCACCGAAACGCTGCTGATCCGTGGCAAATCGCGCACAATTCGCCGCATTCAATCTATTCACTACCTGGATCGGAAAGACCCGGACGTACAACGACACATACTGTAG
- the fpr gene encoding ferredoxin--NADP(+) reductase, whose protein sequence is MADWVTGKVTKVEFWTDALFSLTVHAPIHPFTAGQFAKLGLEIDGERVQRAYSYVNAPSNPDLEFYLVTVPEGKLSPRLAALQPGDDILIVSEAAGFFVLEEVPDCDTLWMLATGTAIGPYLSILQEGKDLDRFKNLVLLHAVRYAADLSYLPLMLELQKRYEGKLRIQTVVSRETISGSLTGRVPALIESGALEDAVGLPMNANTSHVMLCGNPQMVRDTTQLLKDTRQMTKHLRRRPGHITAEHYW, encoded by the coding sequence ATGGCGGATTGGGTAACAGGAAAAGTCACAAAGGTAGAGTTCTGGACCGATGCGCTATTCAGCCTCACCGTTCATGCCCCTATTCACCCCTTCACTGCCGGACAATTCGCCAAGCTTGGGCTGGAGATTGACGGTGAGCGCGTACAGCGCGCTTACTCTTATGTGAATGCGCCGAGCAACCCCGATTTAGAGTTCTATCTCGTTACCGTACCGGAAGGGAAACTGAGCCCGCGCCTGGCCGCATTGCAACCGGGAGATGACATCTTAATCGTCAGCGAAGCCGCCGGCTTTTTTGTCCTTGAAGAAGTGCCGGATTGCGACACACTGTGGATGCTGGCGACGGGTACTGCCATCGGGCCTTATCTGTCGATTCTGCAAGAAGGCAAGGATCTGGATCGCTTCAAAAACCTCGTGCTGCTACACGCGGTGCGCTACGCGGCGGATTTGAGTTATTTACCGCTGATGCTGGAGCTGCAAAAGCGCTACGAAGGCAAATTGCGGATTCAAACGGTTGTCAGCCGGGAGACAATTTCAGGTTCGCTGACCGGGCGCGTACCGGCCCTGATTGAAAGTGGCGCGCTGGAAGACGCGGTCGGGCTGCCGATGAACGCCAACACCAGCCATGTGATGCTGTGCGGCAACCCGCAGATGGTGCGTGATACCACACAACTGCTGAAAGATACCCGGCAGATGACCAAACACCTTCGTCGCCGTCCGGGGCATATCACCGCTGAACATTACTGGTGA
- a CDS encoding DUF805 domain-containing protein, translating into MGMQQWLFSFKGRIGRRDFWVWIILWVLSMTALFTLANGGMLDFQMAAFILVCLVWPTACVMVKRLHDRGRHGAWGFLMVLAWMLLSGHWEMLSGPLEWAVGRLIPVVIIVMMLIDLGAFVGTQGENKYGKETLDVKYR; encoded by the coding sequence ATGGGCATGCAGCAGTGGTTGTTCTCTTTTAAAGGGCGCATTGGACGCCGCGATTTTTGGGTGTGGATTATCCTGTGGGTGCTGAGTATGACGGCGCTGTTCACACTGGCGAATGGCGGCATGCTCGATTTCCAGATGGCGGCCTTTATCCTCGTCTGCCTGGTTTGGCCAACAGCCTGTGTGATGGTGAAACGCTTGCACGATCGCGGTCGCCACGGCGCATGGGGATTTTTGATGGTGTTGGCGTGGATGCTGCTTTCCGGTCACTGGGAAATGTTAAGCGGCCCGCTGGAATGGGCGGTGGGACGCCTGATTCCGGTCGTGATCATCGTGATGATGTTGATTGACCTGGGCGCGTTTGTCGGCACCCAGGGGGAAAATAAATACGGTAAAGAGACGTTGGACGTGAAGTACCGCTGA
- a CDS encoding DUF1454 family protein, protein MKTRRYPFWLLLSALVFSSQLQAEEVPPVVTAPYLLPGAPTFDQSISQFREKFNVDNPTLMLSEFRAVDGRNEPANLTRAATKINEYLYASTALERGTLKIKSMQITWLPVQGPEQKAAKAKAQEYMTAFIRAFSPAMTVVQSTQKLQKLLTNGKNKPYYAETEGAIRYVVADNGEKGLTFAVEPIKLTLSEPLDENNK, encoded by the coding sequence ATGAAAACACGGCGTTATCCGTTTTGGCTGCTTTTATCCGCGCTGGTGTTCAGCTCGCAACTCCAGGCGGAAGAAGTTCCTCCCGTCGTCACCGCGCCCTATCTGTTGCCAGGCGCACCGACTTTTGACCAATCTATCAGCCAGTTTCGGGAAAAATTTAATGTTGATAACCCGACGCTGATGCTCAGCGAATTCCGTGCGGTGGATGGGCGAAACGAACCGGCGAACCTGACGCGAGCGGCAACCAAGATCAATGAGTATCTGTATGCGTCGACGGCGCTGGAGCGCGGTACGCTGAAAATAAAATCGATGCAGATAACCTGGCTGCCGGTGCAGGGGCCGGAGCAAAAAGCGGCGAAAGCGAAAGCGCAGGAGTACATGACCGCGTTTATCCGCGCGTTTTCGCCGGCGATGACCGTCGTGCAAAGTACGCAAAAACTGCAAAAGTTGCTGACCAATGGCAAAAACAAACCGTATTACGCGGAAACAGAAGGTGCGATTCGCTATGTTGTTGCAGATAACGGGGAAAAGGGGCTGACCTTCGCTGTTGAACCGATTAAGCTGACGCTATCTGAACCTCTGGATGAGAACAATAAATGA